GAAAATTGTGCTGCGTCTCCTGCATCAGGTTCAACAGGCTCTTGAGCCGAAAGCGCTTGGCATGAGCGCAGAACAACTGGCCTTTTTCAATGAGGTTCTCCACCAGCCGCAGGGGCTGATTCTGGTCACCGGCCCTACCGGCAGCGGCAAAACCGTGACGCTGTACAGCGCGCTGCAGGCGCGTAATACCCCTGACGTCAACATCTGTAGCGTGGAGGATCCGATTGAGATCCCCCTTGCGGGATTAAACCAGACGCAGATTAATCCCCGGGCGGGTTTAACATTCCAGAGCGTGCTGAGGGCGCTGCTGCGTCAGGATCCAGACATCATTATGGTCGGCGAAATCCGTGACGGTGAAACGGCAGAAATTGCCATTAATGCCGCCCAGACCGGTCATCTGGTGCTGTCAACGCTGCACACCAACTCGACGACGGAAACCCTGATTCGCCTGGAGCAGATGGGCGTCGCGCGCTGGATGATATCTTCCGCGCTGTCGATGGTGATTGCCCAGAGACTGGTCCGGCGTTTGTGTCCGCACTGTCGCCGGGAAGCCAGCGAGCATGCTGAATTACCGCGCGCCGTATGGTCCAGACCGCTTCCACGCTGGCAGCCCACCGGCTGCGATCGCTGTTATCACGGTTTTTATGGCCGCGTTGCCATTTTTGAAGTACTGGCGATCGACAATGCCCTGCGCCAGGCCATTGCCAGCGGGGCGGGAATCGAAGTGATAGAGGCGAGTGCCCGGCAGGCGGGAATGATTTCTCTTTTTGAGCACGGCTGCATGGCCGTCGAAAAAGGGCTGACCACGATCGAAGAGCTGGTGCGCGTGCTGGGAATGCCGGATGGCTGCTAATCAGCTCTGGCGCTGGCGAGCGCTCACCAAAGAAGGTGAACCCCAAAGCGGAACACTCTGGGCCACAGACCGCAATGCCGCCTTCACCAGGCTGATGCGTAGCGATCTCCATCCTCTGGCGCTTACCCGATGCGCTCAGCGGCACCGCTGGCGGCCGCATCACTGCTACGAGATGTTTCGCCAGCTCGCAACGCTTCTGCAGGCGGGGCTGACGTTGTCCCACAGCCTGCAGATGCTGGCAGAGCAACATCCGTTAAAACCGTGGCAGGCGCTGCTGCAAAGCATTGCCGATGAGCTCAGTGAGGGATCCCCCTTTTCTGAGTCGCTAAAAAAGTGGCCAGCGGTGTTTAGCCCACTGCATGTCTCGATGGTGAAAACCGGTGAGCTCACAGGGAAACTGGAGGAGTGCTGCCGCCAGCTCGCGCAGCAGCAAAAAGCGCAGCAGCAGCTCAGAGATAAGGTGAAAAAGGCCCTGCGCTATCCGGCGATCGTCCTGACGCTGGCCGTACTCGTGGTGCTGGCGATGGTCATTCTGGTCTTGCCCGAGTTTGCCGCGATCTACAAAACGTTTAACACGCCGCTTCCGATGCTGACACAAATGGTCATGGGGATGGCCGCATTTATCCAGTCCTATGCCCTCGCGTTGTTCGTCGCGTTATTAATGCCCTTAGCCGCCGCCTGGGCTTTGAGGCAGAACCCTCGCTGGCAGCGCATGCTGATCCATACGCCCGTGATGGGCGCGCTGGCAAAAGGCCAAAAGCTGGGACACATCTTTACCGTGCTGTCACTCACGCAGCAGGCAGGTATCCCCTTTTTACAGGGCCTGGAGAGCGCAGAGGAGACCGTTGAAAGTCGCTATTGGCGGGGAATACTCCGCAGCGTTCGCGAGGACATTGAAAAAGGTCTCCCCGTCTGGTCATCCTTTCAGAAAGCGGCCATCTTTACCCCGCTGTGTATTCAGCTTTTACGAACCGGCGAAATGTCAGGTGCGCTGGACATCATGCTGGAAAATCTCGCCCGGCACCACACGGAACAGACCTTTCAACGGGCAGATAATCTGGCGGCACTTCTCGAGCCAGTGCTTCTGATTGTGACAGGGGTCATCATCGGCACGCTGGTGGTGGCAATGTACCTGCCGATTTTCCATCTGGGAGATGCGATGAGCGCGGGTTAGTGCTAAACAGTGCTGGCGCACGGGCATGCGCCAGCAGAAGCCATTACAGACTATTGAATACGCGGTTTTCCTGTTCCTGAACGCGAATAAACGTCGTACGTTTCGTCAGCTCTTTCAGGCGGGATGCCCCAACGTAGGTGCAGGCCGAGCGCAGGCCGCCGAGGATATCGCGCGCGGTGTATTCAACCGGGCCGCGCAGAGGCAGCTTCACGGTTTTGCCTTCTGCCGCACGGTATTTTGCCACGCCCCCGACGTGACGGGTCATCGCGGATTCAGAGCTCATGCCGTAGAACAGCATAAATTTCTCTCCATTTTCTTCAACAACGGTACCACCGCTCTCTTCGTGTCCAGCCAGCATACCGCCGAGCATCACAAAGTCGGCGCCGCCGCCGAAAGCTTTCGCAACGTCGCCCGGCATGGTGCAGCCGCCATCGCTGATGATCTGGCCGCCCAGACCGTGCGCCGCGTCGGCGCATTCAATGACTGCAGAGAGCTGCGGATAACCGACGCCGGTTTTGACGCGGGTCGTGCACACGGAGCCCGGGCCAATACCCACTTTCACGATATCTGCACCGGAAAGGATCAGCTCTTCACACATTTCACCGGTCACCACGTTGCCCGCGATGATGGTTTTCGTCGGCCAGGCTTCACGCGCCTTGCTGACGAACTGCACGAAGTGCTCGGAGTAACCGTTCGCCACGTCAATACAAACGAAGTTGAGCGCCGGGTTAGCGTTCAGGATCTGTTTGGTCTTCTCGAAATCCGCATCGGAAGTGCCGGTAGAAACCATCACATGCTTCACCACGTCAGCAGGCGCGGACGCAACAAACGCATTCCACTCTTCAGGGCTGTAATGTTTGTGCACGGCGGTGAGAATGTCGAACTGTGCCAGGGCGGTTGCCATCTCAAAGGTTCCCACAGTATCCATGTTGGCAGCGATGATCGGCACGCCAGACCAGGTCTGACCGGAATGCTTAAAGGTGAATTGACGTTCGAGTTCAACGTCTGAGCGACTTTTCAGTGTAGAGCGTTTAGGGCGGATAAGAACGTCTTTGAAACCTAACTTCAGATCTTCTTCGATACGCATGTGCGGATTCCTGGGGTTAGAGGCAAATATGTTAAAAGCACAACTCCAGTGACGTTATCATACGCACTAATACCTGCTCCGCAAGACTGCGAAATTCTCTTTTTTTACGCTACAATCCTATAAATTTACCTGGTAAAAAGCAGGTAAATAGGGCCAAACAGTTGCCGGCGCACCTAAGCGTTTTAATTAATTGATTTTAATAATGAATAATTCCCAGGATTTGAATTAATGGGGTATATCGTCGCATTAACCGGCGGCATCGGTAGTGGCAAAAGTACCGTTGCGGACGCGTTCTCTCGTTTGGGTATCACGATTATTGATGCCGATATCATTGCCCGCCAGGTGGTAGAGCCCAATACACCCGCGCTAAAGGCCATCGCAGAACATTTTGGTCAGGCAGTCATCAGTGCCGATGGCACACTGAATCGCCGTCAGCTTCGCGAATGTATTTTTTCTGATTCTGCGGAAAAAGACTGGCTTAATGCCCTGCTCCACCCCATCATCCACCAGGAAACTCAACGTCAGATAGCCGCAGCCCGCTCGCCCTATGTCCTGTGGGTGGTTCCGCTACTGGTTGAAAATCAGCTGCAGAAGAAAGCCGATCGTGTGCTGGTGATTGATGTCGCACCCGAAACGCAAATCCAGAGAACCATGACGCGCGATCGCGTCTCGCGGGAGCATGCTGAACAAATTCTTGCCGCTCAGGCTACGCGCGCTCAGCGCCTTGCCGTGGCGGATGATGTTATTGATAATAACGGCGCACCAGATGCCATTGCATCGGATGTTGCCCGTCTGCACGCGCAGTATCTGACGTTCGCCGCGCAGGCCGTTGCACAGGAAAAACCATAATGTCGACACACATCCTTTTTGAGCATCCGCTCAACGAAAAAATGCGCACCTGGCTGCGCATCGAATTCCTTATTCAACAACTTTCACAACATCTGCCTGTTAACGATCATGCCACCGCGCTGCACTTCTTCCGCAACGTAGGCGATCTGCTGGATGTGATTGAACGCGGCGATGTCCGCACAGAATTACTCAAAGAGCTGGAGCGCCAGCAGCGTAAATTACAGGCATGGACGGAGGTCCCCGGCGTAGATCAGAGCCGTATCGACGCGCTCCGCCAGCAGTTGAAAAGCAGCAGTGCCGTCCTGATGGCCGCGCCGCGCGTCGGGCAGTTTTTGCGTGAAGACCGCCTGATTGGCCTGGTGCGCCAGCGTCTGAGCATCCCTGGCGGCTGCTGTAGCTTCGACCTGCCGACGCTGCATATGTGGCTACATATGCCACAGGCGCAGCGTGACGCACAAGTAAACAGCTGGCTGGCAAGCCTGGAGCCAATGCACCAGACGCTGTCGCTGATCCTCGATCTGATCCGTAACTCTGCGCCGTTCCGCAAGCAAACCAGCCTGAATGGTTTCTTCCAGGATAACGGTGATGATGCCGATCTTCTGCGTCTCAACCTGTCTCTCGGCGAACAGCTTTACCCACAGATTTCCGGGCATAAGAGCCGCTTTGCGATTCGCTTTATGCCGCTGGAC
This region of Enterobacter asburiae genomic DNA includes:
- the gspE gene encoding type II secretion system protein GspE; amino-acid sequence: MNTDQLVALCQRHHALLLTSDSDMVSIAVVGSPAAELMEALRFATQKRIDIECWSAERMEKHRQLTSQSHLPVVSQTHSTVDILNHTLQQAINQRASDIHIEPMEHACQIRLRIDGVLCPQPPLSASLASLFSARLKVLGNLDIAERRLPQDGQFTIELANEPVSFRIATLPCSGGEKIVLRLLHQVQQALEPKALGMSAEQLAFFNEVLHQPQGLILVTGPTGSGKTVTLYSALQARNTPDVNICSVEDPIEIPLAGLNQTQINPRAGLTFQSVLRALLRQDPDIIMVGEIRDGETAEIAINAAQTGHLVLSTLHTNSTTETLIRLEQMGVARWMISSALSMVIAQRLVRRLCPHCRREASEHAELPRAVWSRPLPRWQPTGCDRCYHGFYGRVAIFEVLAIDNALRQAIASGAGIEVIEASARQAGMISLFEHGCMAVEKGLTTIEELVRVLGMPDGC
- the hofC gene encoding protein transport protein HofC, with translation MAANQLWRWRALTKEGEPQSGTLWATDRNAAFTRLMRSDLHPLALTRCAQRHRWRPHHCYEMFRQLATLLQAGLTLSHSLQMLAEQHPLKPWQALLQSIADELSEGSPFSESLKKWPAVFSPLHVSMVKTGELTGKLEECCRQLAQQQKAQQQLRDKVKKALRYPAIVLTLAVLVVLAMVILVLPEFAAIYKTFNTPLPMLTQMVMGMAAFIQSYALALFVALLMPLAAAWALRQNPRWQRMLIHTPVMGALAKGQKLGHIFTVLSLTQQAGIPFLQGLESAEETVESRYWRGILRSVREDIEKGLPVWSSFQKAAIFTPLCIQLLRTGEMSGALDIMLENLARHHTEQTFQRADNLAALLEPVLLIVTGVIIGTLVVAMYLPIFHLGDAMSAG
- a CDS encoding GMP reductase; this translates as MRIEEDLKLGFKDVLIRPKRSTLKSRSDVELERQFTFKHSGQTWSGVPIIAANMDTVGTFEMATALAQFDILTAVHKHYSPEEWNAFVASAPADVVKHVMVSTGTSDADFEKTKQILNANPALNFVCIDVANGYSEHFVQFVSKAREAWPTKTIIAGNVVTGEMCEELILSGADIVKVGIGPGSVCTTRVKTGVGYPQLSAVIECADAAHGLGGQIISDGGCTMPGDVAKAFGGGADFVMLGGMLAGHEESGGTVVEENGEKFMLFYGMSSESAMTRHVGGVAKYRAAEGKTVKLPLRGPVEYTARDILGGLRSACTYVGASRLKELTKRTTFIRVQEQENRVFNSL
- the coaE gene encoding dephospho-CoA kinase (Dephospho-CoA kinase (CoaE) performs the final step in coenzyme A biosynthesis.), whose translation is MGYIVALTGGIGSGKSTVADAFSRLGITIIDADIIARQVVEPNTPALKAIAEHFGQAVISADGTLNRRQLRECIFSDSAEKDWLNALLHPIIHQETQRQIAAARSPYVLWVVPLLVENQLQKKADRVLVIDVAPETQIQRTMTRDRVSREHAEQILAAQATRAQRLAVADDVIDNNGAPDAIASDVARLHAQYLTFAAQAVAQEKP
- the zapD gene encoding cell division protein ZapD gives rise to the protein MSTHILFEHPLNEKMRTWLRIEFLIQQLSQHLPVNDHATALHFFRNVGDLLDVIERGDVRTELLKELERQQRKLQAWTEVPGVDQSRIDALRQQLKSSSAVLMAAPRVGQFLREDRLIGLVRQRLSIPGGCCSFDLPTLHMWLHMPQAQRDAQVNSWLASLEPMHQTLSLILDLIRNSAPFRKQTSLNGFFQDNGDDADLLRLNLSLGEQLYPQISGHKSRFAIRFMPLDSENGTVPERLDFELACC